CCCTTCCGGAAAGTTTTTTTTGATTCCTCGGTGTCGACTAGGTCACAGCCGTACTTCCATGGGGTGGATCCTGGCCTAAACGTTCGAGTGAAAGGACTTTGGCCCGTTCTGCTCACACAATCACACGCAGTGCACGGCGTACGCCTGTGAACGTCACGCTCGTACGCAGCCCCAGGTGGTCACCGTCCATCTGGAGGGGCAGGGGCACCTTCGAATGCAAGGTGAACTCGGTCAGATCGTGCAGGGACACGGCGTGCCTGCCCCGGGGTCCGCGCTCGGGGGACGAAGTGAGCAACTGGGTGCCATACCGGGCAACCGAGGCCGTCGACAGTCGGCTGAGACCGAACACGTCGAGACCCGTGTCGAACGAAGCCTTAGGCGACGCATACATGGGGCGATTGCCGAGGAACGTCCACGGGGCGGTGTTCGAGACTATGGACAGCACCAGATCCGACGCCAGCTCTTCGCCGTCCCGCTCCAGGGAGATCGTGCCGTGCCGGCGGTGCGGCTCACCGAGCAGCTGGCGCACCACCTGGCGGACGTAGAGGGCGTGCGTCGACTTCTTGCCGCGCTCGCGCTGCTGCTCGACCCGGCCCACCACGCCCGCGTCGAAGCCCAGGCCCGCGTTGAAGGTGAACCAGCGCGACGGGACGGACTCGTCCTCGGAGCCCGGGGTCCCGGAGGTCAGTCCCAGCCCGACCGTGCGCTCCCGGCCCTCGCGCAGCGCGTCCAGCAGGGCGCCGGTCGCCTCCACCGCGTCGTTCGGCAGCCCCAGCGCACGGGCGAAGACATTGGTGGAGCCGCCGGGCACCACGGCGAGGCGGGGCAGCCGGCCGGGGTCCGGGCCGTCGTGCAGCAGGCCGTTGACGACCTCGTTGACCGTGCCGTCGCCGCCGAGGGCCACGACCAGTTCGATGTCCTGGCTCTGCGCCGCATGCCGACCGAGGTCGCGTGCGTGGCCGCGGTACTCCGTGGTGACCGCGTCGAGCTTCATCTCGCTCGCGAGCGCGTGGATCAGGACATCGCGCGTACGTGCGCTTGTGGTGGTTGCCGCCGGATTGACCACGAGAAGTGCACGCATGGATGGCAGCGTACCTACTGGGGGGTACTTGGCCCAGACCGGAGTGGGGATCACGTGAGGGTTCCCGGCGTGAACCTCGACACGAGGGCGCGAGGCGGGTAAAGGGCGCCTCGCCGGCCCACGCGCGCCGGGGACCGGCTCCCGCTCCGTGCCGCGCGGCCCGTCATGCCGGTGCACCGCACCTCGCCCGCGCGGACCCCGTCCCGGCCGCTACCCTGCAAGGGTGAGCTCTGCCCAGAACCCCAGCCCCGAGACCGCCGACCTGACGGGCCCGCGTCCCGTCCGGCTGACCGCCGCGGCGGCCCTGGCCGGGCTGGAGGGCCTGGCGCTGGTGGCCGGCGGCGTCTGGATGCTCGTCCTCGGGCTGACCGGGGAGCCGGACGACCGCCGGCAGGCCGTCACCGGAGGCGTGACCCTGATCGTGCTCGCGCTGCTGCCGCTGCTCGCGGCGCGGGGGCTGCTGGCCCGCCGCAGCTGGAGCCGCGGACCCGCGATCATCACCCAGATCATGGCGCTGCCCGTGGCCTACAACCTGCTCCAGGCCGACAGCATGTCGATCCCCGCGGGCATCGCCCTGGCCGTCGTCGCCGTC
Above is a genomic segment from Streptomyces glaucescens containing:
- a CDS encoding diacylglycerol/lipid kinase family protein, with amino-acid sequence MRALLVVNPAATTTSARTRDVLIHALASEMKLDAVTTEYRGHARDLGRHAAQSQDIELVVALGGDGTVNEVVNGLLHDGPDPGRLPRLAVVPGGSTNVFARALGLPNDAVEATGALLDALREGRERTVGLGLTSGTPGSEDESVPSRWFTFNAGLGFDAGVVGRVEQQRERGKKSTHALYVRQVVRQLLGEPHRRHGTISLERDGEELASDLVLSIVSNTAPWTFLGNRPMYASPKASFDTGLDVFGLSRLSTASVARYGTQLLTSSPERGPRGRHAVSLHDLTEFTLHSKVPLPLQMDGDHLGLRTSVTFTGVRRALRVIV